From Sporocytophaga myxococcoides, one genomic window encodes:
- a CDS encoding SRPBCC domain-containing protein gives MKDYKKYFIIPAEPEEVFAALTNPATIQLWSGEPAEMSTVPGSDFSLWDGSISGRNIEFTEGKKIVQEWFFGDQETESIVTIILHQDKKGTSVELRHTNIPDEDYNDIVEGWNEVYFGALQDFYQGE, from the coding sequence GTGAAAGATTATAAAAAATACTTTATTATCCCGGCTGAACCGGAGGAAGTGTTTGCTGCATTAACAAACCCTGCGACCATCCAGCTTTGGTCAGGAGAGCCAGCAGAGATGTCCACTGTTCCTGGGTCTGACTTTTCTCTTTGGGATGGAAGTATTTCCGGAAGAAATATAGAATTTACAGAAGGTAAAAAAATTGTGCAGGAATGGTTTTTTGGAGATCAGGAAACTGAATCTATCGTAACAATAATTCTACACCAGGATAAAAAAGGAACCTCTGTAGAACTGAGACATACCAATATACCTGACGAAGATTACAACGATATTGTAGAAGGTTGGAATGAAGTA